One stretch of Coleofasciculaceae cyanobacterium DNA includes these proteins:
- a CDS encoding alkaline phosphatase family protein yields the protein MKKSTIVIGLDAAEPRLIEEWMTAGHLPNLSKICHDGTYSRLNNTVNYCGVSTEYSTTEPLWATFSTGCRADTLGYWDTVSYNPKNYEIVCDVVTSGYDYQEYPPFYALGEDYKVAVLDVPVTTLSDQVNGLQILGWGGHYPYTVSASNPPEIFADVVEKYGKNLVLHNDNGLWWNPEYVSWIQQALKESVDGHSAIARDLLQRDNWDLFLMVFGETHTVGHDLYNHSQADHPVYNHLSKNGTKPDPVLSTYKQVDTAIGEILAVAPQDANVLCFSVHGMAANFTDLLSMAVLPELLYRFHYGQAAIAPGKVGSKPGSIVTNPIRNSWPGEIWSQVHEPNPLKKLFRTWTHKKFLRDKKHGLLSPYSLLDEPIEQELAMGWMPSMWYSPLWSQMKAFALPAFTNGHIRINLKGRDKDGIVEPNDYHALCTELSEILYDLKDARTGSKIVKQVVVTRTNPLDSNPKLPDADIVILWQEPITDVVDSSRLGRIGPLTHCRAGGHKSQGFLMGKGPNIPQGFDLSGSEAVDLAPTILHLMNAKIPEYLDGKNLLQNTPSSTYSA from the coding sequence ATGAAAAAATCAACTATTGTCATCGGCTTAGACGCAGCCGAACCTAGATTAATTGAAGAATGGATGACAGCAGGACATCTACCTAACTTAAGCAAAATTTGTCATGATGGAACTTACAGCCGTTTGAATAATACGGTAAACTACTGCGGTGTATCCACAGAGTATTCCACGACTGAACCCTTATGGGCAACTTTTTCTACTGGATGTCGTGCTGATACATTAGGCTATTGGGATACAGTCAGCTACAACCCAAAGAACTATGAAATTGTTTGTGATGTAGTGACTAGTGGTTACGACTACCAAGAATATCCTCCCTTTTATGCTTTAGGAGAAGACTACAAAGTAGCTGTTTTAGATGTTCCTGTCACTACTCTTTCAGATCAGGTTAATGGGTTACAAATCTTAGGCTGGGGTGGACATTATCCCTACACTGTTAGTGCTTCCAATCCTCCAGAGATTTTTGCTGACGTAGTTGAAAAATATGGCAAGAATTTAGTATTACATAACGACAACGGACTATGGTGGAATCCTGAATACGTTAGCTGGATTCAACAAGCATTAAAAGAGAGTGTTGATGGGCATTCAGCGATCGCCCGTGACTTACTTCAGCGCGACAACTGGGATTTGTTTCTGATGGTATTTGGCGAAACTCATACCGTAGGACACGACTTATACAACCATAGTCAGGCTGACCATCCTGTATACAATCACCTCAGTAAAAATGGTACTAAACCAGACCCAGTATTAAGTACCTACAAACAGGTCGATACTGCCATAGGTGAAATTTTAGCGGTTGCCCCTCAAGATGCTAACGTGCTGTGTTTTTCAGTTCACGGTATGGCAGCCAACTTTACCGATTTATTAAGTATGGCGGTACTGCCAGAATTACTTTATCGTTTCCATTATGGTCAAGCGGCGATCGCTCCAGGAAAAGTTGGTTCTAAACCAGGCTCGATCGTAACCAACCCAATTAGGAATTCTTGGCCTGGAGAAATTTGGAGTCAAGTACATGAGCCTAATCCCCTTAAAAAACTATTTCGCACCTGGACTCATAAAAAATTCTTGAGAGATAAAAAACACGGTTTGCTCTCTCCTTATAGCCTGCTAGATGAACCAATTGAACAAGAATTAGCTATGGGCTGGATGCCAAGTATGTGGTATTCTCCTCTTTGGTCTCAAATGAAGGCATTCGCTCTACCTGCATTTACTAATGGTCATATTCGGATCAATCTCAAAGGTAGAGACAAGGATGGAATTGTTGAGCCGAATGATTATCATGCTTTGTGTACCGAATTAAGCGAGATTCTTTATGACCTCAAGGACGCTAGGACTGGAAGCAAAATTGTTAAGCAAGTTGTTGTAACTCGCACCAATCCTTTAGATAGCAACCCAAAGCTACCCGATGCAGACATTGTAATTCTCTGGCAAGAGCCAATTACTGATGTCGTTGACAGCTCAAGACTGGGACGGATTGGCCCGTTAACTCACTGTCGCGCAGGAGGACATAAAAGCCAAGGATTTTTGATGGGAAAAGGACCCAACATACCCCAGGGATTTGATTTATCTGGTAGTGAAGCGGTAGACTTAGCACCGACAATTTTACACTTAATGAATGCCAAAATTCCTGAATATTTAGATGGCAAAAACTTGCTTCAAAATACCCCTAGTTCTACATACTCTGCTTAA
- a CDS encoding MBOAT family protein has translation MLFNSFEFIFLFLPVTLLVFFWLGRRAENVKQQLPILWLVFASLVFYGRWRPLNLPLILLSIAINYRLGYLLSNIIKKPTVKKIAIGLGIAFNLGLISYFKYSNFFISNVNHLVGTNFDLPSVVLPLAISFFTFQQIAYLVDAYRGETKEYNLGKYMLFVCFFPQLIAGPIIHHKEVLPQFETASIYKFSQRALSIGLTVFVAGLFKKVIFADRIAEYSNLAFAAASQGINLTFSESWVGALGYTLQLYFDFSGYSDMAIGAAYMFGIRLPLNFNSPYKAISIVDFWRRWHITLSHFLRDYLYIPLGGSRKGELRRYSNLGITMLLGGLWHGAGWTFIFWGGLHGFYLVINHLYRSVRQGLGHNLKNDNWLMRGTGWIVTFIAVVISWVFFKANSFATAISMLMSMFGFNGINLPEFLAPYLGFLRNFGVEFLGFTVNVGISQKYSTFGIVILLLIAWFTPNTQQWMGKYNPALTESIEYNQPQWQRKFWQSLSWRPNQIWTVIIAGLTSLSLLCFTRVSEFLYFQF, from the coding sequence ATGCTTTTTAATTCTTTTGAATTTATTTTCTTATTTCTACCTGTTACTTTATTAGTATTTTTCTGGCTTGGAAGACGTGCTGAAAATGTCAAACAACAATTGCCGATTCTTTGGTTGGTTTTTGCCTCTTTAGTTTTTTATGGCAGATGGAGACCTTTAAATCTACCATTAATACTCTTATCGATTGCTATTAATTATCGTTTAGGTTATTTACTAAGTAACATAATCAAAAAACCAACAGTTAAAAAAATAGCAATTGGTCTAGGAATCGCTTTTAACTTAGGATTAATTAGCTATTTCAAATATTCCAACTTTTTTATTAGTAATGTAAATCATTTGGTCGGAACAAATTTTGATCTGCCTTCTGTTGTACTTCCACTCGCCATTTCTTTTTTTACTTTCCAACAGATTGCTTATTTAGTGGATGCCTACAGAGGAGAAACCAAAGAATATAACCTAGGCAAATATATGTTATTTGTTTGTTTTTTCCCTCAGTTAATTGCTGGCCCAATTATACATCACAAAGAAGTACTGCCACAATTTGAAACAGCATCTATCTATAAATTTAGTCAAAGAGCTCTATCTATTGGGTTAACAGTTTTTGTAGCTGGTTTGTTTAAAAAAGTTATATTTGCCGATCGCATTGCTGAATATTCTAATTTAGCTTTTGCTGCTGCATCTCAGGGGATTAACCTCACCTTCTCTGAATCTTGGGTTGGCGCTTTGGGCTATACTCTACAGCTTTATTTTGATTTCTCTGGCTATTCTGATATGGCAATTGGTGCAGCATATATGTTCGGTATTAGACTGCCATTAAATTTTAATTCACCTTATAAAGCTATTAGTATTGTAGATTTTTGGCGCAGATGGCACATTACCCTTTCTCACTTTCTGCGCGATTACTTATACATACCTTTGGGAGGCAGCCGTAAAGGTGAATTAAGGCGTTACTCTAATTTAGGTATCACTATGCTGTTAGGAGGATTATGGCATGGTGCTGGTTGGACTTTTATCTTTTGGGGTGGTTTGCATGGCTTCTATCTAGTAATTAATCATCTATATCGTTCAGTTCGCCAAGGTTTGGGACACAACTTAAAGAATGATAATTGGCTAATGCGTGGTACTGGGTGGATCGTAACCTTTATTGCTGTCGTAATTTCCTGGGTCTTTTTCAAAGCTAATAGTTTTGCAACTGCAATCTCTATGTTAATGTCAATGTTTGGCTTTAATGGTATAAATCTACCAGAATTCTTAGCTCCTTACCTCGGCTTTCTCCGGAATTTTGGGGTAGAGTTTTTGGGATTTACCGTCAATGTGGGCATAAGCCAGAAATACTCAACCTTCGGTATCGTTATCCTACTCCTAATTGCTTGGTTTACCCCTAATACTCAACAGTGGATGGGCAAATATAATCCAGCGTTAACCGAATCGATTGAATACAACCAACCACAATGGCAACGAAAATTTTGGCAGTCTTTATCTTGGAGACCCAACCAAATCTGGACAGTAATTATCGCCGGATTAACTTCACTTTCTTTGCTTTGTTTTACTAGAGTCAGCGAATTTTTATATTTCCAATTTTAG
- a CDS encoding DUF2997 domain-containing protein, with amino-acid sequence METLEFIIYPDGRVKETVTGIVGSSCQEVTTAIEQQLGVVIDQKQTSDYYAQNQTQSVTTVAQSNFSDW; translated from the coding sequence ATGGAAACCTTGGAATTTATTATTTATCCCGATGGTCGGGTAAAAGAGACGGTTACAGGTATTGTTGGTTCATCTTGTCAAGAGGTGACCACAGCAATAGAGCAGCAGTTAGGAGTCGTAATCGATCAAAAGCAAACTTCTGACTACTATGCTCAAAACCAAACTCAGTCGGTCACGACAGTTGCTCAAAGTAACTTTAGCGACTGGTAA
- a CDS encoding ferredoxin, which produces MPGFSEIEPSGFEPELGGVWRQKGVFVEENICIGCKNCTHVATNTFYIEPHYGRARVFNQDGDAQELVEEAMDTCPVNCIHWLDYTELKQMESERSHQVIQSLAIPPNMRRSQIVKKKRFGNL; this is translated from the coding sequence ATGCCTGGTTTTTCTGAGATCGAGCCAAGTGGTTTTGAGCCAGAATTAGGCGGAGTTTGGCGACAAAAAGGGGTTTTTGTAGAGGAAAACATTTGTATTGGCTGTAAAAATTGCACTCATGTAGCTACAAATACTTTCTATATTGAACCACACTATGGAAGAGCTAGAGTCTTTAATCAGGATGGAGATGCACAAGAGTTAGTTGAAGAAGCAATGGATACCTGCCCGGTTAACTGCATTCATTGGCTAGATTATACCGAACTCAAGCAAATGGAGAGCGAACGGAGTCATCAGGTAATTCAAAGTTTGGCGATTCCGCCCAATATGAGGCGATCGCAAATAGTGAAAAAGAAAAGGTTTGGCAACTTGTAA
- a CDS encoding oligosaccharide flippase family protein — translation MNLTEIKVKTAKLFQSSLAQDTLWMLFSKLFNVVMQAAYFIIVARWLGKENYGSFVVITATASIIFPFIPLGSEHLLVKNVSIDRSTFGTYWGNGLILITANSTLITIILLLLSPLLFPKNVQWGAILLILLADLICLSLLDLGSKCLMATNMINKTAQLGILSTCSKLLAALSLAVFFTNPSVATWGYLYFVSSAIMATFTIILVNKMLGVPRPILSELKSNISEGLYFSISASANNINANLDKSMLGKLASVGAAGIYGSAYRFIDVGNVPLLALSGATYTRFFQHGASGIKGSLGFGKRLLPILTLYAIVSVVGYWILAPFIPVILGEEYREAIGALLWLSPLPAIATFQYLAADTLTGSGHQKTRSIVQVVAAIVNVLLNIWLIPKFSWQGAAWATLISDSLRLVCLWILVFLLYRQETKQGYLPK, via the coding sequence ATGAATCTAACAGAAATTAAAGTTAAAACAGCAAAATTGTTTCAAAGCAGTCTGGCGCAAGATACGCTATGGATGTTATTTTCCAAACTATTTAACGTAGTAATGCAAGCAGCATATTTCATTATTGTTGCTCGTTGGTTGGGTAAAGAAAACTATGGCTCATTTGTGGTAATTACCGCTACAGCGTCCATTATTTTTCCTTTTATTCCTTTGGGAAGCGAACACTTATTGGTCAAAAATGTTTCGATCGATAGGTCGACTTTCGGTACTTACTGGGGTAACGGTTTGATCTTAATAACTGCTAACAGCACTCTGATTACTATTATTCTTTTGCTACTCTCGCCATTGTTATTTCCCAAAAATGTTCAGTGGGGAGCAATATTACTGATTCTACTAGCTGATTTAATTTGCTTGTCACTTTTAGATTTGGGTTCCAAGTGTTTGATGGCAACAAATATGATTAATAAGACAGCGCAGTTAGGAATTTTAAGTACCTGTAGTAAGTTATTGGCTGCATTGTCTTTAGCAGTATTTTTTACCAATCCTAGCGTTGCTACTTGGGGTTATTTATATTTTGTTAGTTCGGCAATCATGGCTACATTTACTATTATTTTAGTTAATAAAATGCTAGGTGTTCCGCGTCCTATACTATCTGAATTAAAATCTAATATTAGTGAAGGATTATATTTTTCAATTAGTGCTTCAGCAAATAACATTAACGCTAATTTAGATAAGTCAATGCTGGGGAAGCTAGCTAGTGTAGGTGCTGCGGGTATTTATGGTTCTGCTTATCGTTTTATTGATGTTGGTAATGTTCCTTTGCTAGCGTTATCTGGTGCTACCTATACTAGATTTTTTCAGCATGGAGCATCAGGAATCAAAGGAAGTTTAGGTTTCGGCAAACGCTTACTGCCCATCTTGACGCTATATGCGATCGTCTCTGTAGTTGGCTATTGGATTTTAGCTCCTTTTATACCCGTAATTTTGGGCGAAGAATATCGCGAGGCAATTGGCGCTTTACTCTGGTTATCTCCCCTTCCTGCGATCGCTACCTTTCAATATTTGGCAGCTGATACCCTAACTGGTTCTGGACACCAGAAAACTCGTAGCATAGTGCAGGTAGTAGCTGCAATTGTTAATGTTTTATTGAATATATGGCTTATACCCAAGTTTTCTTGGCAGGGTGCAGCTTGGGCTACTTTAATTTCCGATTCTCTGCGCCTGGTTTGCTTATGGATCCTAGTTTTTTTACTGTATCGCCAAGAAACTAAGCAAGGCTATTTACCTAAATAA
- a CDS encoding DUF1257 domain-containing protein: MSHFSNIKTKIRNLNSLKSALEDLNVDWKKEPGIVRGYQGKTHQADVVVEQSNDYDFGFCWNGSEYELVADLQYWQQPLTVDGFLRQVTQRYAYHTVVDETAAQGFTITEQAKNQDGSIRLVVQRWSS, from the coding sequence ATGTCACATTTCAGCAACATCAAAACTAAGATTCGCAATTTGAATTCTCTCAAATCAGCACTTGAAGATCTAAACGTAGACTGGAAAAAAGAACCAGGAATTGTCAGAGGTTATCAGGGCAAAACTCATCAAGCGGATGTAGTAGTAGAACAGAGCAACGACTATGATTTTGGCTTTTGTTGGAATGGTAGCGAATATGAACTTGTAGCAGACTTGCAATATTGGCAGCAGCCATTAACGGTTGATGGTTTTCTGCGTCAGGTTACTCAACGTTATGCCTATCATACTGTGGTTGATGAAACTGCGGCTCAAGGATTTACCATCACCGAGCAAGCCAAAAACCAAGATGGTTCAATTCGCTTAGTTGTTCAACGCTGGAGCTCATAA